The following DNA comes from Desulfuromonadales bacterium.
CATCGCGGGTACCTTCAAATACTACACTTTTCTGCAGCGGCAGGTCCCCTCCGTGCTGGGGCACAACGGCTTGGCGGCGATGGCCTACTCGGCAGTCTTCGCCCTCTTCCTCCTGCAGGTACTGACCGGTTTCGGCCTTTACAGCCTGTACGCGCCCGATGGTGCCATGGCCGCCAGCTTCGGCTGGGTTGTCTCGCTGCTCGGCCTCCAGGGGGGGCGCCTCATCCACCACCTGATCATGTGGCTGTTGCTCGGCTTTGCCGTTCACCACGTCTACAGTGCCTGGCTGATGGATGTGAAGGAGAAGAACGGCACACTTTCCAGCATCTTCGGCGGTTACAAATTCGTCGAGCCGGAGGACCTGAATTGAGCATTCTGGTCTTGGGTCTCGGCAACGCCCTGATGACCGACGATGCCTTCGGCTACCGGATGATCGAGGCGTTGCAGGAGCGTGTCCAATTCCCTGCCGACGTGGCCGTGCTCGACGGCGGCACTCTCGGGCTCGACCTGCTGCCACGGCTGGAAGGAATCGAGCGGCTGCTGGTCATCGACGCTCTGGAGATGGGGGCCCGGCCGGGGACAGTCTTCCGTCTCGAAGGGGAGGAGGTGCCGCGGGCCTTCGCCGGCAAGCTTTCGGTGCACCAGATGGGGCTGCAGGATCTGCTGGCGGTGGCTGAACTGCAGGGGAACCTGCCGGCCGAACTGGTCGTCTGGGGGGTGCAGCCGGAGTCGATCGAAATGGGCCTGGAGCTGACCGCGCCGGTAGCGGCGGCGATGGAAGAGGCGATTGCCGGGGTGGTCGGCGAGCTGCGACGGTGGGGGGTGGAATTGGGACAGGCGGCGTAGGGAGGGCCGGATGCGCAGGATACGAGTCATCGGTGTTGCCGTTGTAACCCCATCCGTAGAGACGTTCCGCCGTGGTGTCTCGTCTTTTCGGCGATGACCATGCGCAATCTGGGGTTGTTTGCCTGTCTTGTGACCCTGCTCGCCGCCTGCAGCGAGCAGTTCCCCGCCTACCCGCAACGACAGCCCCCGCCAGGCTTCCTGGAAAATGCAGTGAACCGGGCCGCCGGAGCAGCGATTTTTCGTCAGAACTGCGCAATCTGCCACGGTACCGCAGGCGAGGGGCGCAGCCCCCGGGCCGGCTTTTTCCAGCCCCCGGCCTCCGACTTTCGCGACCCCGGGCACCGCACCCTCGACCCCGCCTATTTATACTGGCGCATCGAGACCGGCAAAACGGCGGAGCCCTATCTCTCCCGCGGCTCGGTGATGCCGGCCTGGGGGCACTATTTCAGTGAAGAGCAGATCTGGCAGCTGGTTGCTTACCTGCGCAGCCGCAGCGGCAGCTGAGTCGAAAATTAGGCATCGAAAACGAACGGGGCGGCCTCTTGCGAAGCCGCCCCGTTCGTTTCGGCAGGGATGGGTCTGCGCTCAATCGTAGTAGTGGAAGGTCGCCTTGGGATCGCGCTGTTCCCAATGCTCCGGCGCGCGCCAGAGGCTGGAGAGGATCAACTCGCGGATGTGCAGGAACTCCTTCGGCAACTGGTCGTAGAGCTTGATGAAGAGCTCCTCGTGGGAGAGGATCTCCTCCTTCCAGAGGTCACGGTCGACAGAGGTCAGGTCGTAGAACTGTTCGCGGCTGACGTTGTCGAGGCCGTCCCAGTCGAGATCCTCGTAGCGCGGCATCCACCCGAGCGGGCTCTCTACCGCGGCCGCCTTGCCGTGCACGCGGTCGACGACCCACTTGAGGATGCGCATGTTCTCGCCGAAGCCCGGCCAGAGGAATTTGCCGTCGGCGTCCTTGCGAAACCAGTTGACGCTGAAGATGCGCGGCGGCCGGGGGGTGGAGCGGCCGACCTGCAGCCAGTGGCTGAAATAGTCGGCCATGTGGTAGCCGCAGAAGGGGAGCATCGCCATTGGGTCGCGGCGGACGTTGCCGATGGTGCCGACGGCGGCGGCGGTGGTCTCCGAGCCCATGGTGGCGGCGAGGTAGACGCCGAAGGGCCAGTTCAGGGACTGGTAGACCAGGGGAATGA
Coding sequences within:
- a CDS encoding HyaD/HybD family hydrogenase maturation endopeptidase — encoded protein: MSILVLGLGNALMTDDAFGYRMIEALQERVQFPADVAVLDGGTLGLDLLPRLEGIERLLVIDALEMGARPGTVFRLEGEEVPRAFAGKLSVHQMGLQDLLAVAELQGNLPAELVVWGVQPESIEMGLELTAPVAAAMEEAIAGVVGELRRWGVELGQAA
- the cybH gene encoding Ni/Fe-hydrogenase, b-type cytochrome subunit, with product MLEIRYVWEWPVRITHWVNVLAIAVLSVTGFYIGHPFYTATDTAQYIMGWNRFIHFTFAYLFTVSIIARLIWAFLGNRHASWKAFFPWASKEGRRNIAGTFKYYTFLQRQVPSVLGHNGLAAMAYSAVFALFLLQVLTGFGLYSLYAPDGAMAASFGWVVSLLGLQGGRLIHHLIMWLLLGFAVHHVYSAWLMDVKEKNGTLSSIFGGYKFVEPEDLN
- a CDS encoding cytochrome c, whose translation is MRNLGLFACLVTLLAACSEQFPAYPQRQPPPGFLENAVNRAAGAAIFRQNCAICHGTAGEGRSPRAGFFQPPASDFRDPGHRTLDPAYLYWRIETGKTAEPYLSRGSVMPAWGHYFSEEQIWQLVAYLRSRSGS